One segment of Dehalogenimonas sp. THU2 DNA contains the following:
- a CDS encoding TIGR04283 family arsenosugar biosynthesis glycosyltransferase, whose amino-acid sequence MKTPQNSDGLNIGPGRNGSRFSVVIPALNEEAAIGRCLDAIRAIDPHVEIIVADGGSTDRTAEIAAGQGAVVVHSPRGRGRQCNAGANRASGEVILFLHADTILPEGVFTRLKSIFTDPDIKAGTFRVAFDRKHWLLDIITWKATFELGCQRFGDSCITMRKDFFRQLGGFPDQNLFEDLELLRRACRQTRIRRFPMKVVTSARRFTENGVLRQLLRNSWYISRYLAGTPANKLAEEYESRNRRVKRPVLLMMVRYPEPGKVKSRLAAAAGDETAADIYRSCAGRLFAAADGLPEEIDRCLYCADAGDMERIGKWAGNGFGIDAQRGDGLGERLDQGFTTSFNQGAVKTVIVASDVPGISSSILREAFDALDRHDIVIGPSLDGGYYLIGLKRPEPRLFRNIDWSTPTVLDRTLQTAKECGLNPCVLPVLLDIDTADDWHRWIESQKESNEVGYAKTR is encoded by the coding sequence TTGAAGACACCTCAGAACTCTGATGGCCTTAATATCGGTCCAGGCAGGAATGGATCCCGTTTTTCAGTCGTTATTCCGGCACTGAACGAGGAAGCGGCCATCGGGCGCTGCCTCGATGCCATACGTGCCATCGACCCTCACGTTGAGATTATCGTCGCCGACGGGGGGTCCACCGACCGGACGGCAGAGATCGCCGCGGGCCAGGGGGCCGTTGTCGTTCACTCACCGCGAGGCCGCGGGAGGCAGTGCAACGCCGGCGCGAACCGGGCATCGGGCGAGGTCATTCTCTTTCTTCATGCCGACACGATATTGCCCGAAGGGGTTTTCACAAGGTTAAAGTCGATCTTCACAGACCCGGACATCAAGGCGGGTACATTTAGAGTCGCTTTCGACCGCAAGCACTGGTTACTGGATATCATCACCTGGAAGGCCACGTTCGAGTTGGGCTGCCAGCGGTTCGGTGATTCCTGTATAACAATGCGAAAAGACTTTTTTCGACAGCTTGGAGGTTTTCCGGACCAGAACCTGTTTGAAGACCTGGAACTGCTGCGCCGCGCATGCCGGCAAACCCGGATTCGCCGCTTTCCGATGAAGGTGGTCACTTCAGCCCGCCGTTTCACCGAAAACGGTGTCTTGCGCCAACTGCTTCGGAACTCATGGTACATCAGCAGATACCTGGCCGGGACTCCGGCGAATAAACTGGCGGAAGAATATGAGAGTCGAAACCGCCGTGTAAAGCGACCGGTGTTGCTCATGATGGTGCGGTATCCGGAACCGGGAAAGGTTAAATCCCGCCTGGCTGCCGCTGCCGGCGATGAAACCGCCGCGGATATTTACCGCTCTTGCGCGGGACGTCTGTTTGCCGCGGCGGACGGCCTGCCGGAAGAGATCGATAGGTGCCTGTATTGCGCCGACGCCGGCGATATGGAACGTATCGGAAAATGGGCCGGGAACGGATTTGGAATCGATGCCCAGCGCGGCGACGGCCTCGGCGAACGCCTCGATCAAGGCTTCACGACATCATTCAACCAAGGGGCCGTTAAAACAGTCATCGTCGCCAGCGACGTTCCCGGTATTTCATCGAGCATTCTCCGGGAGGCATTCGACGCTCTTGACCGTCACGATATCGTCATCGGCCCCTCACTGGACGGCGGTTATTACCTGATCGGCCTTAAACGACCCGAACCGAGGCTTTTCCGGAATATCGACTGGAGCACTCCCACAGTACTTGACCGGACCCTCCAGACAGCCAAGGAATGCGGCCTTAACCCCTGTGTGTTACCGGTGTTACTAGACATCGACACCGCCGATGACTGGCATCGATGGATTGAATCTCAAAAAGAATCGAACGAGGTCGGCTATGCCAAAACTCGATAA
- the arsS gene encoding arsenosugar biosynthesis radical SAM (seleno)protein ArsS (Some members of this family are selenoproteins.), which produces MPKLDNSLSEKYDFGAWLDSRRLDLSPTGIDTLWLNITRLCNQACRHCHVNASPETPLHMSEDVINACLAALETNDQISKVDITGGAPELHPRFEHLVKTIRAAGKQVIVRHNLTVTIDGHPLSGEPKDHLPRFFAENNVQVLASLPHYSDIATDMVRGRGVFEKSIESLRRLAAAGYGITPGLSLKLVTNCDGPLSCAGRAALENGFRDSLARYGINFDDLLTVTNIPGGRYAETLRREDAYEAYMTSLFDSASETAARVAVCRSLVSVGIDGRLYDCDFNQAAGLPIGLGRPATIFDFDYNALLERKINFASHCFGCITGAGSG; this is translated from the coding sequence ATGCCAAAACTCGATAATTCGCTATCAGAAAAATATGATTTCGGCGCCTGGCTGGACTCCCGCAGGCTGGACCTTTCCCCGACCGGCATCGACACCCTCTGGCTGAACATCACCCGCCTGTGTAATCAGGCGTGCCGTCACTGCCATGTCAACGCCTCGCCCGAAACCCCGCTTCACATGAGTGAGGATGTAATTAACGCGTGTTTAGCTGCACTCGAAACAAATGATCAGATCTCAAAGGTGGATATCACCGGCGGCGCCCCTGAGTTACATCCGCGGTTCGAGCACCTGGTGAAAACGATCCGAGCCGCGGGCAAGCAGGTTATCGTGCGTCATAACCTGACGGTGACTATCGACGGCCACCCGCTTTCCGGCGAGCCGAAAGACCATCTGCCCCGCTTCTTCGCCGAAAATAACGTCCAGGTGCTGGCTTCATTGCCTCACTATTCCGATATAGCCACCGATATGGTACGCGGACGGGGTGTCTTTGAAAAAAGCATCGAATCGCTCCGCAGACTTGCCGCGGCGGGTTACGGCATTACTCCGGGCCTGTCTCTGAAGCTGGTGACAAATTGCGACGGCCCTTTGAGTTGCGCCGGCAGAGCCGCTCTGGAAAATGGATTTCGTGATTCCCTCGCCAGATACGGCATCAACTTCGATGATCTCCTGACCGTGACCAACATACCGGGCGGCCGCTATGCTGAGACACTCCGGCGGGAAGACGCATACGAGGCCTACATGACCAGTCTGTTCGATTCGGCGAGCGAGACAGCGGCCCGGGTCGCCGTCTGCCGCTCACTTGTAAGCGTCGGCATCGATGGCCGCCTCTACGATTGTGATTTCAACCAGGCAGCCGGTTTACCCATCGGTTTGGGGCGCCCGGCGACCATCTTCGATTTCGATTACAACGCTCTGCTTGAGCGTAAGATCAATTTCGCCAGCCACTGCTTCGGTTGCATCACCGGAGCCGGCAGCGGCTGA
- the rd gene encoding rubredoxin, with protein MAKYRCTICNYIYDPKKGDPDGGIEPGTAFEDIPDSWVCPVCGAAKDQFVKED; from the coding sequence ATGGCTAAATATCGTTGCACTATCTGTAATTACATCTACGACCCCAAAAAAGGTGACCCGGATGGCGGTATCGAGCCCGGCACGGCATTTGAGGATATTCCGGATTCCTGGGTTTGCCCGGTCTGCGGCGCCGCCAAGGACCAGTTCGTCAAAGAAGATTAA
- a CDS encoding acetate--CoA ligase family protein: MIVSDDLKATSIEALLNPRSVAVIGASRREGSIGHKIFQNLLDAAFHGPVFPVNPQADVISGVRAYPSITAISEQVDLAVIVLPAEKVLDAAEECGARGVKSIIVISAGFGENNDAGVERQRKLVSVCRRYSMRLVGPNCMGVLNTAPNVSLNATFGHVFPPQGNIAMATQSGALGLVILEYANNLNIGLSSFASVGNRADVSSNDLMEYWRDDPATDVIMLYLESFGNPKKFARLARSISPEKPIVAVKSGRSAAGSRAVASHTGALATVDVAADALFAQSGIIRVDSLEQLFDVSDVLSRQPLPRGSRVAILTNGGGPGALAADACAARGLELPSLRDETMAGLKTLLPVRASLGNPVDITDVGAAEYRGALTLLAADGNIDAVIVIFIPPVFACPEEVAAVIKELAPDFRRRGKPLLASFMGKRGCVPGTVMPVGATGVPSFSFPEAAVYALARVRDYSLNRQKPRGTVPELSGIDLVKARKIVDEAPPGWLPPGDVYDLLDAYGITAMAPRFAANLDEALETAEALGFPVALKLDSKTIIHKTEVGGVRLDIRSPDELRQAYEQMMERLTVAGRLPEAGGVSVQRMAPEGIEVIAGVTHDDVFGPLILFGLGGIYTELFKDTVTRIQPLTDTDAREMVRSVKAYKLLEGFRGAPPADIAALEDLLLRLSALAEDLPRIKELDLNPVKAFASGQGYAVVDARVLLA, translated from the coding sequence ATGATCGTGTCAGATGATCTGAAAGCAACTTCGATCGAGGCGCTGCTCAATCCGCGTTCAGTGGCGGTTATCGGCGCCTCGCGGCGTGAAGGCAGCATCGGCCACAAGATCTTTCAGAATCTCCTTGATGCCGCTTTCCATGGTCCGGTCTTTCCGGTTAACCCACAGGCCGATGTCATATCGGGCGTTAGGGCTTACCCGTCGATAACCGCCATTTCTGAACAGGTCGATCTGGCTGTTATCGTACTGCCCGCCGAAAAGGTGCTGGACGCCGCGGAAGAATGCGGCGCCAGGGGAGTCAAATCCATCATCGTGATTTCCGCCGGTTTCGGCGAGAACAATGATGCCGGTGTCGAACGGCAGCGGAAACTGGTCTCGGTTTGCCGCCGTTACAGTATGCGCCTCGTCGGGCCTAACTGTATGGGTGTTCTCAATACAGCTCCGAATGTCAGTCTGAACGCTACTTTTGGTCACGTATTTCCGCCTCAAGGCAATATTGCCATGGCGACCCAGAGCGGCGCGCTCGGTTTAGTGATACTGGAATACGCTAATAATCTCAATATCGGCCTCTCCTCTTTTGCCAGCGTCGGTAACCGGGCCGATGTTTCCTCGAACGACCTCATGGAGTACTGGCGGGACGATCCGGCCACCGATGTCATCATGCTTTATCTGGAATCATTCGGCAATCCCAAGAAATTCGCACGTCTGGCCCGTTCGATCTCACCTGAAAAGCCCATCGTCGCGGTCAAGAGCGGTCGTTCAGCCGCCGGTTCCCGGGCGGTAGCCTCCCATACCGGCGCCCTGGCGACCGTGGATGTGGCCGCGGACGCTCTCTTCGCCCAATCCGGTATCATCCGGGTGGACAGCCTGGAACAACTTTTCGACGTGTCCGACGTGCTGTCGCGCCAGCCGTTGCCCCGGGGCTCCAGGGTGGCTATCCTCACCAACGGCGGCGGGCCGGGGGCGCTGGCCGCCGACGCCTGCGCCGCGAGGGGACTGGAACTGCCATCCCTAAGAGACGAGACCATGGCCGGGCTTAAGACACTGCTGCCGGTCAGAGCCTCACTGGGCAATCCCGTGGATATTACGGACGTCGGCGCCGCCGAATACCGCGGTGCGCTGACGCTGCTGGCCGCTGACGGCAACATCGATGCGGTTATCGTCATCTTTATCCCGCCGGTGTTCGCCTGCCCGGAAGAAGTAGCCGCAGTTATCAAGGAACTGGCCCCGGACTTTAGGCGCCGGGGCAAACCGCTGCTGGCCTCTTTCATGGGGAAACGAGGCTGTGTGCCCGGTACCGTCATGCCGGTTGGGGCTACCGGCGTCCCGTCCTTTTCTTTCCCGGAGGCTGCCGTCTATGCTCTCGCCCGCGTGCGGGATTACAGTCTGAACCGACAGAAACCACGCGGAACGGTTCCGGAACTATCCGGCATCGACCTGGTTAAAGCCAGGAAGATCGTCGATGAAGCGCCCCCCGGTTGGCTGCCGCCCGGTGATGTTTATGATCTTCTTGACGCATACGGCATCACCGCCATGGCGCCCCGGTTCGCTGCCAACCTCGACGAAGCGTTGGAAACAGCTGAAGCTCTCGGTTTCCCGGTGGCACTGAAGCTGGACTCGAAGACTATCATTCACAAGACGGAGGTGGGCGGGGTAAGGCTCGACATCCGGTCGCCGGATGAACTCAGGCAGGCGTATGAACAGATGATGGAACGGCTGACAGTGGCTGGACGCCTGCCGGAGGCGGGCGGGGTGAGCGTCCAGCGTATGGCGCCTGAGGGCATCGAGGTCATCGCCGGCGTTACCCATGATGATGTTTTCGGCCCGCTCATCCTCTTCGGTTTGGGCGGCATCTATACCGAACTGTTCAAGGACACGGTAACCCGTATTCAACCGCTTACGGATACCGACGCCCGGGAGATGGTGCGTTCGGTCAAGGCCTACAAGTTACTGGAAGGCTTCCGCGGCGCGCCACCGGCGGATATCGCCGCCCTTGAAGACCTGTTGCTGAGATTGTCCGCACTGGCGGAAGATCTGCCCCGGATCAAGGAACTCGATCTTAATCCGGTGAAAGCCTTCGCGTCAGGTCAGGGGTACGCCGTAGTGGACGCGCGAGTGTTGCTTGCTTAA